The genomic window AAGCTCACTATTGCGATTCTTTAACTTAGAAAGGGTTTTAGAAATGTCTGAAAGCATTTTGTTTTTATGCGCAATATGAAGGCTGTAATTGGTGAGAGAAGAGACTTTAATATCTATTTCTCTATTTAAAGCAATTTCTTTAGCTGCCTTTTTATCTAAATCTGCTTGAAGTAGTTGTTGCTTATACTCTAGTATGTGCTTTTCGTGTTTTCTTCTTTTCTTCCAGTATAGAAAAAGAGCTAATAGAGCTAAAAATATAGTACTTGTAGTAATGAGAGCAATGCTTTGCTGTACTTTATTTATTTCGTTTTGTTTGTTTAGTAATTGTACTTTGTTTTCGTTTTCTTTTACATCGTGCAGAATTTGTAAAGCACTTACGATTTCATTATTGTTTTGAATAAGCTCTTCCTCGTTGGCAATGTATTGGTTGTTAAGGTATTTATAAGCTTCTTCAAAGTTACCCATATCGGCATATGTTCTAGACAAATCTTTGAGAGCACTTACTAATTGTGATTGGTTGTTTGCTGATTTTGCAGACTCTAATGCTTGCTCAGTAAAACGTATAGCATCATTGTATTTTTTAGTTTTTCTGTTAATATCACCAATATTATTAAGGATATTAATTTTTAAATCCCAAGGGCTGTTTTTAGCAAAGCGATTGGCAATATTAAAATAGTTCAAGGCTTTTTGGTATTGCTCCAAATCTTCATAAATACTGCCAATGTTTTCGTTTGTAATGGCAATGCCAGTACTATCCTTTAATAGACTAAAAAGTGATAAACTCTTTTCTTGAAACTTTAAAGCTTCATTATAATTGCTACGTTTTTCGGATACACTTCCCAGCAGAGCATTTGAAGTCGCTTCGCCTTTTTTGTAATTTATATGTTCTGAAGTGCTAAGTGCCTGTAAAGCATGTTGTTCAGCTAAACGGTATTGTTTAAGTTCTAAATTGATTAATGCTAGTTGATTCTGAACCTTTACAAAACTAGAATCCTTTGGAAGGTGAAGCCCTAAGTATTCTTGATAATAGTGAGTAGCTTCCTTAAAGAGGGAAATGCTATTGAAAAAATCAGCGAGTTTAATATTCGTTAAGCCAATATTTATTGAATCATTCTCTGTAATAGCATTTTTTAATTCAGCTTTTAGAGAAAAAAGCTCTGTTTCTTTGGTTGTGTTTATCTCTTGGGCATTAAGAGAGTAAATAAGTACAAAGAGAAAGGAGATTTTAATATGGTTAATGATAAACAATGTAAACTATAATTTATAACTCGTAAAGTAAGGTGATACATGTTATTTAAATCTATAGTTTGTATGATGAAAATGTTACTAATAAAAAAAACGACTAGAATATTCTAGTCGCTTTTATATTTTAAAAAGAAAATAATTTCTTAAGCCTCAAATGGTGCTATAGAAACATAAGACTTATTGTCTTTTTTCTTAGTAAATGTTACGATACCATCAACTTTAGCGTGTAAAGTGTGGTCTTTTCCTTGGTATACGTTTTCACCTGGGTGATGCGTGTTACCTCTTTGTCTTACGATAATGTTCCCAGCAACAGCAGCTTGACCACCAAAAATCTTAACACCTAAGCGTTTCGATTCTGATTCTCTACCGTTTTTAGAACTACCAACTCCTTTTTTATGAGCCATTGTCTTAAGGTTTTATATTGTTAAACTTAAGTGATTTTGCAATTATGCTTTACCACCATCTAATTCGTCTTGCCATTTTTTAAGCTCGTCCCACTTACCTTCAGCAGCTAATTTAGCTTGTGCTGGCCAAGTGTCAGTAACATGGTTACCACGAACATCTGAAATGATTTCAGAAATTGCTTCAGGTGTAGATTTTGCTATATCAGCAAAAGTTGCTAAACCAGCTTCTGCTAAAGTAGAAGCGATTTTTGGACCAACACCTTCAATTTTCTTTAAATCATCAGCTTTACCAGTTGCTTTTGGAGCTGCCTTTTCGGCTTTTGGTTCAGCTTTTTTAGTTTCCTTCTTTGGAGCAGCTTTCTTAGCTCCAGAAGCAGTAATGCTTTCAATAACGATTTCTGTTAAGGCTTGTCTGTGACCATTTTTTACACGGTAACCTTTACGTCTTTTCTTTTTGAAAACTATTACTTTGTCACCTTTAAGGTGCTTTAAGACTTTTGCACTTACTTGTGCTCCGTCTATAGCTGGGGCGCCTAAAGTAATATTGTCACCATCACCTATAAGAAGTACATTGTCAAAATCAACTTTTTTACCTTCTTCAGTAGATAAACGGTTAACAAAAACTTTTTGGTCTTTCGCAACTTTAAATTGCTGCCCTGCTATCTCTACAATTGCGTACATAGCGTAACGTTTTTATTAATTTGTTTATTAAAAAAATGTGCTTTTCTCAGAAAGCGGATGCAAATATACTCCTAAATTCCTAATCTACAAACGTTTTAAGGCTTTTCGCATACTTTTCAACTTAAATACATATATGTTTTTAAATTAGGATACTACATGAAAAACAGTTTTCACATTTTATTATGTTAATAAAGTCTAATGATTCCTTATTTTTGTGTGGTTTTGTGTAACAATGCACATTATGCTAAGACAAACACTTAAACAATTTAAAATTTAAACACTTATTAATAATGAGAAAAAGCTTATTTACTCTAGCGCTCTTGTTGTTTGTTGGTTCTTTTGCCAATGCACAGCAGGTGGAATTTGAGGAGTACGATTTAGACAATGGAATGCACGTTATCTT from Winogradskyella sp. MH6 includes these protein-coding regions:
- a CDS encoding tetratricopeptide repeat protein — protein: MFIINHIKISFLFVLIYSLNAQEINTTKETELFSLKAELKNAITENDSINIGLTNIKLADFFNSISLFKEATHYYQEYLGLHLPKDSSFVKVQNQLALINLELKQYRLAEQHALQALSTSEHINYKKGEATSNALLGSVSEKRSNYNEALKFQEKSLSLFSLLKDSTGIAITNENIGSIYEDLEQYQKALNYFNIANRFAKNSPWDLKINILNNIGDINRKTKKYNDAIRFTEQALESAKSANNQSQLVSALKDLSRTYADMGNFEEAYKYLNNQYIANEEELIQNNNEIVSALQILHDVKENENKVQLLNKQNEINKVQQSIALITTSTIFLALLALFLYWKKRRKHEKHILEYKQQLLQADLDKKAAKEIALNREIDIKVSSLTNYSLHIAHKNKMLSDISKTLSKLKNRNSELVSKKLKDIVKDIEADLENNNEWTELMSYFGQIHPNFFSTLKQIVNDKLSSSEMRLCMLLRLNLSSKEIADILHITPDSVRIARYRLRKKLPLESKDDLQDYLLNLQLD
- the rpmA gene encoding 50S ribosomal protein L27 codes for the protein MAHKKGVGSSKNGRESESKRLGVKIFGGQAAVAGNIIVRQRGNTHHPGENVYQGKDHTLHAKVDGIVTFTKKKDNKSYVSIAPFEA
- the rplU gene encoding 50S ribosomal protein L21, whose product is MYAIVEIAGQQFKVAKDQKVFVNRLSTEEGKKVDFDNVLLIGDGDNITLGAPAIDGAQVSAKVLKHLKGDKVIVFKKKRRKGYRVKNGHRQALTEIVIESITASGAKKAAPKKETKKAEPKAEKAAPKATGKADDLKKIEGVGPKIASTLAEAGLATFADIAKSTPEAISEIISDVRGNHVTDTWPAQAKLAAEGKWDELKKWQDELDGGKA